A single window of Ovis canadensis isolate MfBH-ARS-UI-01 breed Bighorn chromosome 15, ARS-UI_OviCan_v2, whole genome shotgun sequence DNA harbors:
- the PLEKHB1 gene encoding pleckstrin homology domain-containing family B member 1 isoform X2, translating into MALVRGGWLWRQSSILRRWKRNWFALWLDGTLGYYHDETAQDEEDRVLIHFNVRDIKIGQECHDVQPPEGRSRDGLLTVNLREGSRLHLCAETRDDAIAWKTALLEANSTPAPAGATVPPRSRRVCPKVRCVTRSWSPCKVERRIWVRVYSPYQDYYEVVPPNAHETTYVRSYYGPPYAGPGVTHVVVREDPCYSAGAPLAMGMLAGAATGAALGSLMWSPCWF; encoded by the exons ATGGCCCTGGTGAGGGGCGGCTGGCTGTGGAGACAGA GCTCCATCCTCCGCCGCTGGAAGCGGAACTGGTTTGCCTTGTGGCTGGATGGGACCCTGGGCTACTACCACGATGAGACTGCCCAGGATGAGGAGGACCGCGTGCTCATCCATTTCAACGTCCGTGACATAAAGATCGGCCAAGAGTGCCATG ATGTGCAGCCCCCAGAAGGCCGGAGCCGAGATGGCCTGCTGACTGTGAACCTGCGGGAGGGCTCCCGCCTGCACCTGTGTGCTGAGACCAGAGATGACGCCAT AGCGTGGAAGACGGCACTGCTGGAGGCGAACTCCACGCCG GCCCCAGCTGGAGCCACCGTCCCTCCCAGGAGCCGCCGGGTTTGCCCCAAGGTCAGGTGTGTGACCCGCTCGTGGAGCCCCTGTAAGGTTGAGAGGCGGATCTGG gtgcgtGTCTACAGCCCGTACCAGGACTACTATGAGGTGGTGCCCCCCAACGCGCACGAGACCACGTATGTCCGCAGCTACTATGGACCGCCCTACGCGG GGCCTGGAGTGACTCACGTAGTGGTGCGGGAGGATCCCTGCTACAGCGCGGGCGCCCCCCTGGCCATGGGCATGCTTGCGGGAGCCGCCACAGGTGCCGCACTTGGCTCGCTCATGTGGTCGCCCTGTTGGTTCTGA
- the PLEKHB1 gene encoding pleckstrin homology domain-containing family B member 1 isoform X1, whose translation MALVRGGWLWRQSSILRRWKRNWFALWLDGTLGYYHDETAQDEEDRVLIHFNVRDIKIGQECHDVQPPEGRSRDGLLTVNLREGSRLHLCAETRDDAIAWKTALLEANSTPVRVYSPYQDYYEVVPPNAHETTYVRSYYGPPYAGPGVTHVVVREDPCYSAGAPLAMGMLAGAATGAALGSLMWSPCWF comes from the exons ATGGCCCTGGTGAGGGGCGGCTGGCTGTGGAGACAGA GCTCCATCCTCCGCCGCTGGAAGCGGAACTGGTTTGCCTTGTGGCTGGATGGGACCCTGGGCTACTACCACGATGAGACTGCCCAGGATGAGGAGGACCGCGTGCTCATCCATTTCAACGTCCGTGACATAAAGATCGGCCAAGAGTGCCATG ATGTGCAGCCCCCAGAAGGCCGGAGCCGAGATGGCCTGCTGACTGTGAACCTGCGGGAGGGCTCCCGCCTGCACCTGTGTGCTGAGACCAGAGATGACGCCAT AGCGTGGAAGACGGCACTGCTGGAGGCGAACTCCACGCCG gtgcgtGTCTACAGCCCGTACCAGGACTACTATGAGGTGGTGCCCCCCAACGCGCACGAGACCACGTATGTCCGCAGCTACTATGGACCGCCCTACGCGG GGCCTGGAGTGACTCACGTAGTGGTGCGGGAGGATCCCTGCTACAGCGCGGGCGCCCCCCTGGCCATGGGCATGCTTGCGGGAGCCGCCACAGGTGCCGCACTTGGCTCGCTCATGTGGTCGCCCTGTTGGTTCTGA